In Naumovozyma castellii chromosome 1, complete genome, one DNA window encodes the following:
- the BPL1 gene encoding biotin--[acetyl-CoA-carboxylase] ligase BPL1 (ancestral locus Anc_7.315): MNVLVYNGPGTTPGSVKHVVETLRHFLEPYYAVSTVTAKTLETEPWSSKASAVVFPGGADLPFVKECKPIIPLLKQFVSKQGGVYIGFCAGSYFGSGRVEFAQGNPEMEVTGSRDLKFFKGIARGPAFNGFQYNSELGARAAKLSCLDGLEFSTYYNGGPVFVDADHYDNVEVLARYIEPLDVSYTDSKDRLSIKAPAATILCTVGKGKALLVGAHPEFIPKMLKRSDDAKFISDVVNKLETQEESRLKFMHFILAKAGLTCNTNWEMKREPGLTPIIAATAPDKNYILEDFENNIAKHTSNIENKADHVEFKDQNDTFDLYLGLDKYEQANATLVDKDVIETSKPIILSNKNETFSLPKAAISFNIQKYFDFLSPNNSIGSFLLYGEVVTSTSSLLDNNKTMLSCLPENTVLHVGSVQVTGRGRSGNSWVNPRGVCASTAAISLPLKSPKTGESISIVFVQYLSMLAYCKAITSYAPGFEDLPVRIKWPNDLYALKPDYYYNKKMSLVGKSFDHTLVPLTDIEPAYVKVAGLLVNTNFINNKYSLLLGCGLNLTNDEPTTSLKKWVDILNSERLGLGLACIPRIEVEVLLAKYMNYLQILLETFINYGASTILPEYYKYWLHSDQIVTLTTLGNARAKILGITNDYGLLIAKELMSGSDSCFTGNVYHLQPDGNTFDIFKGLIAKKAT, translated from the coding sequence ATGAATGTTCTAGTGTATAACGGACCAGGAACAACACCTGGATCAGTGAAACATGTTGTTGAAACGTTAAGGCATTTCCTTGAACCATATTACGCTGTAAGTACAGTGACTGCCAAAACATTGGAGACGGAACCATGGTCTTCCAAGGCCTCAGCTGTGGTGTTTCCCGGAGGTGCTGATCTACCCTTTGTGAAAGAATGCAAGCCAATCATcccattattgaaacagTTCGTTTCAAAGCAAGGTGGAGTGTACATTGGGTTCTGTGCTGGTTCTTATTTTGGCTCTGGACGAGTGGAATTTGCCCAGGGGAATCCTGAAATGGAGGTTACTGGTAGCAGGGAtttaaaattctttaagGGAATAGCAAGAGGACCAGCATTTAATGGCTTCCAATATAATAGTGAACTTGGTGCAAGAGCAGCTAAGCTATCTTGCCTTGATGGATTGGAATTCTCAACTTATTACAATGGTGGCCCTGTTTTTGTAGATGCAGATCATTATGATAACGTGGAAGTATTGGCTAGATATATCGAACCATTAGATGTCTCATATACTGATTCCAAAGATCGTCTTAGTATTAAAGCTCCAGCCGCCACCATTTTATGTACTGTTGGGAAGGGAAAAGCATTGCTAGTCGGGGCACACCCTGAATTTATTCCTAAAATGTTAAAAAGATCTGATGATGCTAAATTTATCTCTGATGTTGTTAACAAATTGGAAActcaagaagaaagtaGGTTGAAATTTATGCATTTTATCTTAGCAAAAGCTGGCTTAACATGTAATACGAATTGGGAAATGAAACGAGAACCTGGTTTGACACCTATAATAGCCGCCACTGCTCCAGataaaaattatatattagaagattttgaaaataatattgcTAAACATACTTCAAATATCGAAAATAAAGCTGACCATGTTGAATTCAAAGACCAAAATGATACATTTGACCTTTATCTTGGGCTGGATAAATACGAGCAAGCCAACGCTACATTGGTCGATAAAGACGTCATTGAAACTTCCAAACCAATAATACTGTCCAACAAGAATGAAACTTTCTCCTTACCCAAGGCGGCGATATcttttaatattcaaaaatattttgatttcttgtCTCCAAATAATAGCATTGGTTCCTTCCTTCTATACGGTGAAGTCGTCACTTCCACAAGTAGCCTGttagataataataagacTATGTTAAGTTGCTTGCCTGAAAACACTGTTCTTCATGTTGGATCTGTTCAAGTTACTGGTCGTGGACGAAGTGGTAATTCATGGGTTAATCCTCGAGGTGTATGTGCTTCAACCGCCGCCATCTCATTGCCGCTCAAATCACCCAAAACAGGCGAGAGTATTTCTATTGTCTTCGTTCAGTATCTGTCTATGTTGGCATATTGCAAAGCCATTACATCCTATGCTCCTGGTTTCGAAGATTTACCAGTAAGAATAAAATGGCCAAATGATTTGTATGCTTTGAAACCTGATTACTATTACAATAAGAAAATGTCTCTTGTTGGAAAATCATTTGACCATACCCTGGTTCCATTAACAGATATTGAGCCTGCATATGTTAAAGTTGCGGGATTACTTGTGAATACAAACTTtataaacaacaaatacTCGTTATTATTGGGATGTGGTCTAAATTTAACAAATGATGAACCAACGAcctctttgaagaaatgggTTGACATATTGAACTCAGAACGTTTGGGGCTTGGTTTGGCATGCATTCCACGGATCGAAGTGGAAGTTTTACTTGCAAAATATATGAACTACTTACAAATTTTATTAGAGACTTTCATTAATTATGGTGCTTCCACTATACTTCCAgaatattataaatattggTTACACAGTGATCAAATTGTTACACTAACAACATTAGGTAACGCCCGAGCAAAAATTTTGGGGATTACAAATGATTATGGCTTATTAATAGCGAAGGAGTTGATGTCTGGAAGTGATTCTTGCTTTACGGGTAATGTATATCATTTACAACCTGATGGAAATACCTTCGATATTTTCAAAGGTTTAATAGCGAAAAAGGCCACTTAG
- the CCT4 gene encoding chaperonin-containing T-complex subunit CCT4 (ancestral locus Anc_7.317): MPPKVPSNATFKNKEKPQEVRKANIIAARAVSDAIRTSLGPKGMDKMIKTARGEIIISNDGHTILKQMAILHPVAKMLVEVSAAQDAEAGDGTTSVVILTGALLGAADRLLNMGIHPTIIAESFQRAAKRSVDILLEMSHRISLNDREDLIRAATTSLSSKIVSQYSQFLAPLAVESVLRIANEDSTNVDLNDIRLIKKVGGTIDDTEMIDGVVLTQTAVKTAGGPTRKEKAKIALIQFQISPPKPDTENNIVVSDYRQMDRILKEERAYLLNICKKIKKAKCNVLLIQKSILRDAVNDLALHFLSKLNIMVVKDIEREEIEFLSKSLGCKPIADLELFTEDRLGSADLVEEIDSDGSKIVKLTGIKSNNAKPTVSVIIRGANNMILDETDRSLHDALCVIRCLVKERGLIAGGGAPEIEVARRLTKEARAMEGVESFVWQEFANALEVIPTTLAENAGLNSIKVVTELRSRHESGELNDGISVRRSGTTNTFDEHILQPVLVSTSAITLASECVKSILRIDDITFSR, translated from the coding sequence ATGCCCCCAAAAGTTCCATCCAACGCCACCTTcaaaaataaggaaaagCCTCAAGAGGTCCGTAAGGCAAACATTATCGCAGCTAGAGCAGTCTCAGACGCCATTCGTACCTCGTTAGGACCCAAAGGTATGGATAAGATGATCAAGACTGCTCGTGGAGAGATCATCATCTCCAATGACGGACACACTATTTTGAAACAGATGGCGATCTTACATCCCGTCGCTAAGATGCTGGTGGAGGTCTCTGCCGCACAAGACGCTGAAGCAGGTGATGGGACCACTTCTGTGGTCATTTTAACAGGTGCCCTCTTGGGTGCTGCTGATAGACTGTTGAATATGGGGATCCATCCTACCATTATCGCTGAATCGTTCCAGAGAGCCGCTAAGAGGTCCGTAGATATCTTGTTGGAAATGTCCCACAGAATATCTTTGAATGATAGAGAAGACTTGATTAGAGCCGCCACTACATCTTTGAGTTCTAAGATTGTTTCACAATATTCACAATTTTTGGCACCATTGGCTGTGGAATCAGTCTTAAGAATCGCCAATGAGGACTCTACTAATGtggatttgaatgatattaGATTAATTAAGAAGGTCGGTGGGACCATCGATGACACTGAAATGATTGATGGTGTAGTGTTGACACAAACTGCTGTGAAGACTGCAGGTGGTCCAACTAGAAAGGAAAAGGCTAAGATTGCATTGAtacaattccaaatttcaCCTCCAAAACCAGATACAGAAAATAACATTGTTGTTAGTGATTATAGACAAATGGAtagaattttgaaagaagaaagagcATACCTTTTAAACATTTGTAAAAAGATTAAGAAGGCTAAGTGTAACGTTTTATTGATTCAAAAATCTATATTAAGAGACGCCGTTAATGATTTAGCACTACATTTCCTATCGAAACTAAATATTATGGTGGTGAAggatattgaaagagaGGAGATTGAATTCTTATCCAAGAGTTTAGGTTGTAAACCAATCGCAGATCTAGAATTATTCACTGAAGATAGATTAGGTTCTGCTGATTTagtagaagaaattgatagTGATGGTTCTAAAATTGTAAAATTGACAGGTATAAAGAGTAATAATGCTAAACCAACCGTTTCGGTCATTATTCGTGGTGCTAATAATATGATTCTTGATGAAACTGACCGTTCTCTACATGATGCTCTATGTGTCATTCGTTGTTTAGTTAAAGAAAGAGGTTTAATTGCAGGTGGTGGTGCGCCAGAAATTGAAGTGGCTCGTAGATTGACCAAAGAAGCGCGTGCAATGGAAGGTGTAGAATCATTCGTCTGGCAAGAATTCGCTAACGCCTTGGAGGTTATCCCAACCACTTTGGCCGAAAATGCTGGTTTAAATAGTATCAAAGTAGTGACCGAGTTACGTTCTCGCCATGAGAGTGGAGAATTGAACGATGGTATCTCTGTGAGAAGATCAGGTACAACAAATACATTCGATGAGCATATCCTACAACCAGTATTAGTGAGTACTAGTGCAATCACTTTGGCATCCGAATGTGTCAAATCCATTTTACGTATTGATGATATCACTTTCAGTCGTTAA
- the NCAS0A13930 gene encoding uncharacterized protein (ancestral locus Anc_7.320), with protein MNQITQDKPNVLVIGAGGVGVITALSLYVKNECYVSLVVRSDYGHVQKQGYQIDSCDYGKFDNWRPHAIYKSVEEASQSKVFFNYVVVTTKNIPDGPPHSTVPHILEPILKSNSSLSNKWFTNILLVQNGIDIEKDIIETFSKDQFQYTVLSGIQFIGSTKIGSGNIKQIGKDHITVGPFLQSDPDAIKASHAFIQLYDNKGINFVEFDQRVRYNRWKKLLYNAAINTATALVQLDVPRCLEFSKGNDSSTEFQIFIPAMREIVKIAATEGIVLDEQFIEFFTNITRNKMFRPSMCVDVDKGQLMELEVILGNPIRIAKKNGVETPVLSMLYNLLILVQGKLLERNNLIQFDETTCRLAE; from the coding sequence ATGAACCAAATCACCCAAGATAAACCAAACGTTCTCGTGATTGGGGCAGGTGGAGTCGGTGTCATCACAGCCCTTTCACTGTACGTGAAGAATGAATGCTATGTCTCCCTTGTCGTCAGATCCGATTATGGCCACGTTCAAAAACAAGGCTATCAAATTGATTCCTGCGATTACggtaaatttgataattggAGACCACATGCAATTTACAAATCCGTAGAGGAAGCTTCTCAAAGTAAGGTGTTTTTCAATTACGTTGTAGTCACAACCAAAAACATCCCTGATGGGCCACCACATTCCACTGTACCTCACATTCTAGAACCCATTTTAAAATCCAATTCCTCACTGTCCAACAAATGGTTTACCAACATCCTCTTGGTTCAAAACGGTATCGACATTGAAAAGGATATTATAGAGACTTTCTCCAAAGACCAATTCCAATACACGGTTCTCTCAGGGATTCAATTCATTGGTTCCACCAAGATCGGATCAGGAAACATCAAGCAAATAGGGAAGGACCACATTACAGTGGGTCCATTTTTACAATCTGATCCTGATGCCATTAAGGCTTCCCATGCATTCATCCAATTGTATGATAATAAGGGAATTaattttgttgaatttgatcAACGTGTAAGATACAACAGATGGAAAAAACTACTGTACAATGCTGCCATTAACACAGCAACTGCATTGGTGCAATTGGATGTACCCCGTTGTTTAGAGTTCTCAAAGGGGAATGATAGTAGTActgaatttcaaatatttatacCTGCCATGAGAGAGATCGTCAAGATTGCAGCCACGGAAGGCATCGTCCTGGATGAACAATTCATTGAGTTCTTCACCAACATTACAAGGAACAAGATGTTTAGACCATCCATGTGTGTAGATGTTGATAAGGGACAATTGATGGAATTGGAAGTAATTTTAGGAAATCCCATCAGAATTGCGAAGAAGAACGGTGTGGAAACACCTGTGTTATCGATGCTATACAACCTTCTGATTCTAGTTCAGGGGAAGTTACTCGAGAGAAACAACTTAATTCAGTTCGACGAAACTACATGTCGTCTAGCCGagtaa
- the COP1 gene encoding coatomer subunit alpha (ancestral locus Anc_7.322) — MKMLTKFESKSTRAKGIAFHPSRPWVLVALFSSTIQLWDYRMGTLLHRFEDHEGPVRSVDFHPTQPIFVSGGDDYTIKVWSLETNKCLYTLNGHLDYIRTVFFHKELPWIISASDDQTIRIWNWQNRKEIACLTGHNHFVMCAQFHPTDDLVVSASLDETIRVWDISGLRKKHSAPGTSTFDDQMAAQQNLLDGGFGDCVVKFILEGHTRGVNWASFHPTLPMIVSGSDDRQVKLWKYNSTKAWEVDTCRGHTNNVDCVIFHPTQKFILSVGEDKTLRIWDLDKRIPVKQFKRENDRFWLIASHPNINLFGAAHDAGIMVFKLDRERPCNVIYQNQLIFVNKEKHVQMFDFQKKVASLPFASLKICGRIWDAFRSISYNPSQNSLLINTGKNSFALATLPKEATGAIPVHLEFEDDGSSVLFVARNRFVVYVQDTQTIEVRNLENKCTKKIKIDDTVKDIVQAGPGHILILLPKKVLLCDIQQGKIITEIAAKNVKYVAWSLDNQYVALMSKHTITMATKKLEMINSMHETIRIKSAAWDETGVFIYSTLNHIRYALLNGERGIIKTLEKALYIVKVQGQYLYALNREGEVEILTIDPTEYRFKKALANKNFPEVLRIIKNSNLVGQNIISYLQKSGYPEIALQFVEDPQVRFDLALEYGNLEVALDEAKKLNSSAIWERLNKAALEQGNVSLVERIYQTQSSFDRLSFLYLLTGDRSKLQKMGTIAENREDVPSMILNSIYSNSTESRAKIFAEAGSLSLAYAVAKANGDDETAASYLEQAELDEQDVVLPDHLQPSNSVKSPAITEPFGDWPLREAELSYFEKAVLGQIEDLDIEEPSSAEAAATSMSAEGEFMDQESEEEEEEEEEVADAWNLENEDLDIPEEEGETEAPEKEETLAAEGTEVSKWVKNSKLPAVLVASGAFEAAAQALNKQVGIVEFEPLRKYFIEIYESCRTYLSATPNELPPLVGYIRLNPELEDSDALPFIRVTEVITEKLNDGFKHFKANKLELAIESFREVIYYVVLSALGNDTEEEAARNALLTAREYILGLSIELKRRSLATEDVKRNLELAAYFTTAKLSPAHRTNALQVAMSQNFKHKNYVQASYFAGEFLKITTSGPRADQARKIKDRADSIAHDAIELDFDPYAKFSICAATYTPIYKDSPSVTDPLTGAKYHSSEKDTIDKIAGISKVGASASGLRIRL, encoded by the coding sequence atgaagatgctaACAAAGTTTGAGTCCAAATCTACCAGAGCTAAGGGGATTGCTTTCCATCCCTCAAGGCCATGGGTTTTGGTGGCTCTATTCTCATCTACAATTCAGTTATGGGATTATAGAATGGGAACACTTTTACACAGATTTGAAGATCACGAAGGTCCAGTTCGTAGTGTAGATTTTCATCCAACTCAACCAATCTTCGTCTCTGGTGGTGATGATTACACCATCAAAGTCTGGTCTTTAGAGACAAATAAGTGTCTTTACACATTAAACGGCCATTTGGATTATATCCGTACTGTCTTCTTTCATAAGGAATTACCATGGATCATCTCTGCATCTGATGATCAAACAATTAGAATCTGGAATTGGCAAAATAGGAAGGAAATTGCCTGTTTAACAGGTCATAATCATTTCGTCATGTGTGCTCAATTCCACCCAACCGATGATCTTGTCGTGTCTGCCTCTTTGGATGAAACGATTAGAGTTTGGGATATTTCAGGTTTAAGAAAGAAGCATTCTGCTCCTGGAACTTCCACTTTTGATGATCAAATGGCTGCTCAACAGAATTTATTAGATGGTGGGTTTGGTGACTGTGTagttaaatttattttggaAGGTCATACTAGAGGTGTTAATTGGGCTTCTTTCCATCCAACTTTACCAATGATTGTATCAGGTAGTGATGATCGTCAAGTAAAATTATGGAAGTATAATTCCACTAAAGCTTGGGAGGTAGATACTTGCAGAGGTCATACTAATAACGTGGACTGTGTTATATTCCATCCAACACAAAAATTCATCCTTTCTGTCGGTGAGGATAAGACTTTGAGAATTTGGGATTTAGATAAGAGGATCCCTGTGAAACAATTTAAGAGAGAAAATGACAGATTCTGGTTAATTGCAAGCCATCCAAATATCAACTTATTCGGTGCTGCTCATGATGCAGGTATTATGGTATTCAAATTGGATCGTGAAAGACCATGTAACGtcatttatcaaaatcaacTGATCTTTGTTAATAAGGAGAAACACGTACAAATGTTTGATTTCCAAAAGAAAGTTGCATCACTACCATTTGCATCATTAAAAATTTGTGGTCGTATTTGGGATGCATTTAGAAGCATCTCCTACAACCCATCTCAGAATTCTCTTCTGATCAACACTGGTAAGAACTCCTTTGCCCTCGCTACCCTACCAAAGGAAGCTACTGGGGCAATTCCAGTCCATCTTGAGTTTGAAGACGATGGTTCATCTGTTTTATTTGTCGCTCGTAACAGATTTGTTGTTTATGTTCAGGATACTCAAACAATTGAAGTTCgtaatttagaaaataagTGTaccaaaaaaattaagatcGACGATACCGTAAAGGATATCGTTCAAGCTGGTCCAGGCCATATCTTAATTCTATTACCAAAGAAAGTTCTCTTGTGTGACATTCAACAAGGTAAGATCATAACTGAAATAGCTGCCAAGAACGTCAAGTATGTTGCCTGGTCGTTAGATAATCAATACGTCGCTTTAATGAGTAAACACACCATCACAATGGCAACGAAAAAGCTAGAAATGATTAATTCCATGCATGAAACAATTAGAATCAAGAGTGCAGCTTGGGATGAAACTGgtgtttttatttattctaCTTTAAACCACATCAGATATGCTCTCTTAAATGGTGAAAGAGGTATTATTAAAACCTTAGAGAAAGCTTTATATATTGTTAAAGTTCAAGGCCAATACTTGTACGCTTTGAATCGTGAAGGTGAAGTTGAAATCTTAACCATCGATCCAACTGAATATCGTTTCAAGAAGGCATTGGCTAATAAAAATTTCCCAGAAGTTTTACGTATTATCAAAAATTCTAATTTGGTCGGCCAAAATATCATCTCTTACTTACAAAAATCTGGATACCCTGAAATTGCTCTACAATTTGTTGAGGACCCTCAAGTTCGTTTCGATTTAGCTCTAGAGTATGGTAACCTAGAAGTGGCTTTAGATGAAGcaaagaaattgaacaGTTCTGCAATTTGGGAGAGGTTGAATAAGGCTGCTCTTGAACAAGGTAACGTTTCTTTAGTGgaaagaatttatcaaacTCAAAGTTCTTTCGATAGATTGTCATTCTTATACCTTTTGACAGGTGATCGTTcaaaattacaaaagatGGGAACAATTGCAGAGAATCGTGAGGATGTCCCAAGCATGATCTTGAATTCTATTTACAGTAACTCTACCGAGTCAAGAGCAAAGATTTTTGCTGAAGCTGGTTCGTTGTCATTAGCCTATGCTGTTGCCAAGGCTAATGGAGATGATGAGACTGCTGCTTCCTATTTGGAACAAGCTGAATTAGATGAACAAGATGTAGTCCTACCAGACCATTTACAACCATCTAACTCTGTCAAGAGCCCAGCGATAACTGAACCATTTGGAGATTGGCCTTTGAGAGAAGCTGAATTATCCTATTTCGAAAAGGCTGTTTTGGGTCAAATTGAAGACCTTGACATTGAGGAACCTTCTTCAGCAGAAGCAGCAGCTACTTCTATGAGCGCTGAAGGTGAATTTATGGATCAAGAAAGcgaagaggaagaagaagaggaagaggaagtTGCAGACGCCTGGAActtagaaaatgaagatctTGATATtcctgaagaagaaggagaaaCTGAAGCTCCagaaaaagaggaaacGCTTGCAGCTGAAGGAACTGAGGTGTCCAAGTGGGTCAAGAATTCCAAATTACCAGCTGTTTTAGTCGCTTCTGGTGCATTTGAGGCGGCGGCTCAAGCTTTGAACAAACAAGTGGGTATTGTTGAATTCGAACCtttaagaaaatatttcattgaaatataCGAGAGTTGTAGGACGTACTTATCTGCAACCCCTAATGAGCTTCCACCATTGGTCGGGTACATTCGTTTGAACCCAGAACTGGAAGACTCAGATGCACTACCTTTCATTAGAGTTACAGAAGTTATTACTGAAAAGCTAAATGATGGGTTTAAGCACTTCAAGGCAAACAAATTGGAATTAGCTATTGAATCCTTCCGTGAAGTCATTTATTACGTTGTACTAAGTGCCTTGGGAAATGATACTGAGGAGGAAGCTGCTCGTAACGCTTTATTAACGGCTAGAGAATACATTCTCGGTCTATCTATTGAACTAAAGCGTCGTTCGCTTGCAACTGAAGATGTTAAACGTAATCTAGAGTTAGCTGCATACTTTACCACGGCGAAGTTATCACCTGCTCATCGTACTAATGCTCTACAAGTGGCCATGtctcaaaatttcaagcACAAGAACTACGTACAGGCTTCTTATTTTGCTGGGGAATTCCTAAAAATCACGACAAGTGGTCCACGTGCTGATCAAGCCCGTAAGATCAAGGACAGAGCCGACTCCATTGCTCATGATGCTATTGAGCTGGATTTCGACCCATATGCTAAGTTCTCTATTTGTGCAGCTACCTATACCCCAATTTACAAAGATTCTCCAAGTGTGACAGATCCGCTAACAGGAGCTAAATACCATAGCTCTGAAAAGGATACAATCGACAAGATCGCGGGTATTTCAAAAGTGGGTGCATCTGCATCAGGTTTGAGAATACGTCTATGA
- the LDB17 gene encoding Ldb17p (ancestral locus Anc_7.324): protein MILDPAAKPLEPTHNSDEIVQFWNSMEETVKLSDDKCKEESKVNSALVTYLKMATDSYKEFIRIDQDLYRMALTLTESNLFKLQKKFCLSKLLSLLNIDLLEMNMKFLISYILLCESKKNIHSLEIMIDFQGFNVFYNNLYTEFAYLNKYGEDKGFTQEQLTNPVLNELNDIDAEIVDEMHQISTVLMDLLFQIFKFCKCNITALQLIDDFFVYFMMSSMRSDVTTDLFNNAQFKLILVLNEQYMMFARKYEIENKIFKYLINGTISKKFTELLLLTFNRSEDVSIKIMMCKVLYLILTTTEDGIAMNFFYLNDLHVFVDVMLRELQDISENEEVLRNTFLRVLLPLLKNTELSKTQYRRADIVKLLRYLTDFDNICTDGTVLHEHKNTVTLAFKCLTQVDWLSYTPSEEDPDLPASRASSISIVGMSLTEAESKPKPNSHNYSNNEYLTLPIDGHLRVNKSFSVSAESLGTRKAKPPPPPPPARKAISQSRNNVTSYIMGIRPN, encoded by the coding sequence ATGATACTCGACCCAGCTGCCAAACCACTCGAACCGACCCATAACAgtgatgaaattgttcaattctGGAACTCCATGGAGGAGACTGTAAAACTTTCTGATGACAAGTGTAAAGAGGAATCCAAAGTGAATTCAGCTTTAGTTacttatttgaaaatggcAACAGATTCGTACAAGGAATTCATAAGAATCGACCAAGATCTATATCGAATGGCGTTGACCCTCACAGAATCAAATTTGTTTAAGCTACAGAAGAAATTTTGTCTCAGTAAATTGTTGTCATTGTTAAACATTGACTTACTTGAaatgaatatgaaattCCTTATCTCATACATATTATTATGTgaatcaaagaagaatatacaTTCATTGGAGATCATGATTGATTTTCAAGGGTTTAACGTATTTTACAATAACCTTTATACAGAATTCgcatatttgaataaatatgGTGAAGATAAGGGATTCACCCAAGAACAATTAACCAACCCAGTATTAAATGAACtgaatgatattgatgCAGAAATTGTGGATGAAATGCATCAAATATCCACCGTTCTAATGGACCtattattccaaattttcaaattttgtaaatgtAATATTACTGCTCTCCAATTGATAGACGATTTCTTTGTGTATTTTATGATGTCTTCTATGAGATCAGATGTAACCACtgatcttttcaataatgcTCAGTTCAAGTTGATACTCGTTCTAAATGAACAATATATGATGTTTGCGAGAAAGTACgagattgaaaataaaatatttaaatactTGATTAATGGTACcatatcaaaaaaatttacCGAATTATTACTATTGACATTCAATAGAAGTGAAGATGTATCCattaaaataatgatgtGCAAGGTTTTGTATCTAATATTAACAACTACTGAAGATGGGATTGCCAtgaatttcttttatttgaatgatttgCATGTTTTTGTTGATGTCATGCTAAGGGAACTTCAAGACATATCGGAGAATGAAGAGGTATTGAGAAATACTTTCTTAAGAGTTCTTCTACCcttattgaagaatacaGAATTGTCAAAGACTCAATATAGAAGAGCCGATATAGTTAAACTACTGCGGTATTTGACAGactttgataatatttgCACTGATGGAACGGTGCTTCATGAACACAAAAATACAGTGACATTAGCATTTAAGTGCCTTACTCAAGTAGATTGGTTATCATACACTCCATCTGAAGAGGATCCGGATCTCCCAGCAAGTAGAGCTTCCAGTATTAGCATTGTTGGAATGTCATTAACTGAGGCCGAATCTAAACCTAAACCTAACTCACATAACtattccaataatgaatatttaacaTTACCAATTGATGGACATTTGCGTGTTAATAAAAGTTTTAGTGTATCAGCTGAATCATtaggaacaagaaaagcAAAGCCACCTCCTCCGCCTCCCCCAGCTAGAAAAGCAATTTCTCAATCTAGAAATAATGTTACATCTTATATTATGGGGATCAGACCGAACTAA